The following proteins come from a genomic window of Candidatus Thiodiazotropha sp. CDECU1:
- a CDS encoding efflux RND transporter periplasmic adaptor subunit: protein MKASRTLIALLAGSTLLSFAYLSLREQSMEVETVPVERGDLELVIRVTGEVINDRQVALTALVDGQVKRVETVLGARVASGQVLAAMDNRAAAASRQRAKAFLRQEDVRRREEQMGYQRLKKLAAKGAVSTEQLEQAKLDWEAASAAWEVAKADLSLADVAQEWQQVRAPFDAIVTAKSTEAGQWVEAGTQLFTLVALDHWEIEAHVDAVDSGRVKIGQSVLIRCDAFPGLAWRSTIRWIGPSVEREKDKRLNTFRVRLELGEDPPPLLLGQQLDLEIAVDRRQGVLRVPFAALQERDDGFEVALIDAGRVRYQGIETGLESDTHVEVKGGLDAGMRVVRLDGESLETGLRVSAGGEP from the coding sequence ATGAAAGCTTCGCGCACCTTAATCGCGCTGCTTGCCGGGTCGACACTGCTCTCCTTTGCCTACCTGAGTCTAAGAGAGCAGTCCATGGAGGTTGAGACCGTTCCCGTGGAGCGGGGTGACCTCGAGCTGGTGATCCGGGTGACGGGTGAGGTGATCAACGATCGCCAGGTTGCCCTGACCGCCCTGGTGGACGGTCAGGTTAAGCGTGTCGAAACCGTGCTGGGTGCGAGAGTGGCATCCGGACAGGTGCTGGCCGCCATGGATAACCGGGCGGCCGCGGCAAGCCGGCAACGGGCCAAGGCCTTTCTGCGCCAGGAGGATGTGCGTCGGCGTGAAGAGCAGATGGGTTATCAGCGTCTCAAAAAACTCGCGGCCAAGGGGGCTGTCTCCACCGAGCAGCTGGAGCAGGCGAAGCTCGATTGGGAGGCGGCCAGCGCTGCCTGGGAGGTGGCCAAGGCCGATCTGAGCCTGGCGGATGTGGCCCAGGAGTGGCAACAGGTACGTGCTCCCTTCGATGCGATCGTGACCGCCAAATCCACAGAAGCAGGGCAGTGGGTGGAGGCGGGTACCCAACTCTTTACCCTGGTGGCCCTGGACCATTGGGAGATCGAGGCCCATGTGGATGCGGTGGACAGTGGACGGGTGAAAATCGGCCAGTCGGTATTGATTCGCTGTGACGCCTTTCCGGGGCTGGCATGGCGCTCCACTATCCGTTGGATCGGTCCCAGTGTGGAGCGGGAGAAGGACAAACGACTCAACACCTTTCGGGTCAGGCTTGAGCTGGGTGAAGATCCACCCCCGTTACTGCTCGGTCAGCAGCTTGACCTGGAGATTGCGGTGGATCGACGTCAGGGGGTGTTGCGAGTGCCGTTTGCCGCCCTGCAGGAGAGGGATGATGGGTTTGAGGTGGCACTGATCGATGCGGGACGGGTGCGTTATCAAGGCATCGAAACCGGCTTGGAGAGCGACACCCATGTGGAGGTCAAGGGCGGCCTTGATGCAGGTATGCGGGTGGTGCGTCTGGATGGGGAGAGTCTCGAGACGGGATTGCGGGTCAGTGCAGGGGGTGAGCCATGA
- a CDS encoding ABC transporter permease: protein MKGLRISMELIKEALRALRENRLRSLLSVVGIAIGIAAVMTVSAVSSGGKAFVMKELETFGLRSVWIVRDYNDKDPNRRVRLGSGLVEQDLAVLGGDCCPSVRRLSPVLLLQKDAIIQWGNRYSNADIKGVNADFLSINNDRLKQGRGFRKKDISGRRPVVLIGETVAKDLYPQAERVIGRHLRIGGRKYRVIGVLQYKSRDLLASIGSEGGDDANNRILLPYTVVQQMNGNRQISYLQAEAVSLVEAERATAQLTQVLQRRHRGAYQYTQVTLASYLKTVDRILGGITAMGIVAASTSLLVGGIGVAGIMSTAVVERIREIGVRMAVGATRRQILFQFLAEAVLISVIGGFAGLTIGLILGGLLDLVTGFPLIPTTTGVLVGLLVSVLVGLASGYYPAQRAAGFLPVEALRRD, encoded by the coding sequence ATGAAGGGCTTGCGGATCTCCATGGAACTGATCAAGGAGGCGTTGCGGGCGCTCAGGGAGAATCGTCTGCGCTCCCTGCTGAGCGTGGTGGGCATCGCCATCGGCATCGCCGCGGTAATGACGGTGAGTGCCGTGAGCAGCGGTGGCAAGGCCTTTGTCATGAAGGAGCTGGAGACCTTCGGCCTGCGTTCGGTGTGGATCGTTCGCGACTATAACGACAAGGACCCGAACCGGCGGGTGCGCCTGGGGTCCGGGCTGGTGGAACAGGATCTGGCGGTGCTGGGCGGCGACTGCTGTCCCTCGGTGCGACGTCTCAGTCCGGTGTTGCTGCTGCAGAAGGATGCCATCATCCAGTGGGGCAACCGCTATAGCAATGCGGACATCAAGGGTGTGAACGCGGATTTTCTCAGCATCAACAACGATCGTTTGAAACAGGGGCGGGGATTCAGGAAAAAGGATATCAGCGGGCGCAGGCCGGTGGTGTTGATCGGCGAGACCGTGGCCAAGGATCTCTACCCGCAAGCGGAGCGTGTCATCGGTCGACACCTGCGTATCGGCGGCAGAAAATACCGGGTGATCGGGGTGCTGCAATATAAGAGCCGGGACCTGCTTGCCAGTATCGGCTCCGAGGGTGGCGATGATGCCAACAATCGTATTCTGCTGCCCTATACGGTGGTGCAGCAGATGAACGGCAATCGGCAGATCAGTTACCTGCAGGCCGAGGCGGTATCTTTGGTGGAAGCGGAAAGGGCCACGGCGCAATTGACGCAGGTGTTGCAGCGACGCCATCGGGGCGCCTACCAATATACCCAGGTGACCCTCGCCTCCTATCTGAAGACGGTGGACCGCATCCTCGGCGGGATCACCGCCATGGGGATAGTGGCGGCCTCCACCTCCCTGCTGGTGGGCGGAATCGGTGTGGCGGGGATCATGAGCACCGCGGTGGTGGAGCGGATCCGCGAGATCGGGGTGAGGATGGCGGTCGGGGCAACCCGCCGGCAGATCCTCTTCCAGTTCCTGGCGGAGGCGGTGCTGATCAGCGTCATCGGAGGCTTTGCCGGTCTCACTATCGGCCTGATCCTGGGTGGCCTGCTCGATCTTGTTACCGGCTTTCCACTCATTCCGACGACCACGGGGGTCCTGGTCGGTCTCCTGGTCTCGGTACTGGTGGGTTTGGCTTCCGGCTACTATCCGGCACAACGTGCCGCGGGTTTTTTACCGGTTGAAGCGTTACGGAGAGACTAG
- a CDS encoding TIR domain-containing protein produces MPESIGVFLSWSGEKSKQLAKVFDGWLPSVIQRIETYYSPEDISKGTRWNDSVASNLERSSTGIIFITSTNTTAPWIMFEAGALSKKVGASRVCPLLFEIEPTDLRGPLSQFQGANFSKEDIWQLISDLNEELDEESLPHDVLRKLFEKWWPDLEADVVKALKIEEQDEIDVRSDRELIKEVLTLVRTSTFQSYVRGVGPDQKAVEDLVFAFANLIRTASKLRNDGLINEVVKIDPPLARLLVQCRYGRSQFEEMRREMDEVTKTIDADTARIWSKATQNGSMLLGDEIFGIDLEHKNV; encoded by the coding sequence ATGCCTGAATCGATTGGAGTTTTTCTTAGCTGGTCAGGAGAGAAGAGCAAACAACTAGCGAAGGTTTTTGATGGATGGTTGCCTTCCGTAATTCAAAGGATAGAGACGTATTATTCACCTGAAGATATATCTAAAGGGACCCGGTGGAATGATTCGGTAGCATCTAACCTTGAGAGGTCATCAACAGGAATAATTTTCATTACATCCACCAATACAACTGCACCTTGGATAATGTTTGAAGCGGGAGCTCTTTCTAAGAAGGTTGGTGCTTCCAGGGTTTGCCCACTTCTTTTCGAGATAGAGCCTACAGATTTGAGGGGGCCGCTTTCCCAATTCCAAGGTGCCAACTTCTCCAAAGAAGATATCTGGCAACTTATTAGTGATTTAAACGAGGAGTTGGATGAAGAAAGTCTGCCACATGACGTCCTTAGAAAATTGTTCGAAAAATGGTGGCCAGATCTCGAAGCAGATGTTGTAAAAGCCTTGAAGATTGAAGAACAAGATGAGATTGATGTTAGATCTGACCGGGAGTTGATAAAAGAAGTACTTACCCTCGTAAGAACATCTACCTTTCAATCATACGTAAGAGGGGTAGGCCCAGATCAAAAAGCAGTGGAAGATTTGGTGTTTGCATTCGCTAACTTGATACGAACCGCAAGTAAGCTAAGAAATGATGGCCTAATAAATGAGGTTGTGAAGATTGACCCACCATTAGCCAGGTTGCTAGTCCAATGCAGATATGGGCGTTCACAGTTTGAAGAGATGAGGCGCGAGATGGATGAGGTAACAAAAACGATCGATGCGGATACTGCCCGAATATGGAGCAAAGCCACACAGAATGGGAGCATGCTGCTCGGCGACGAAATATTCGGAATAGACTTAGAACATAAAAATGTATAA
- a CDS encoding IS3 family transposase has protein sequence MKYAYVESLRGQHAIHKMCAWLGVSRSGYYKWRNRQPSEQALRREQVRQAVILVFEQFKKRYGAPRIRLELNEAGIPCSLNHVARLMAESGLKARNGKHFKFYPSGNAINHVSENLLGRNFSASTPDEKWVSDITYIKLEHGFVYLAVVMDLFSRQIIGWALDTSMTTELIIEAFEMAKAHRNVKPGLILHSDRGVQYRSSEYQGKLYEQGIRPSMSRKGNCWDNAAVESFFARMKVESIYAERFLTKEDAYACVFEYIELFYNSVRRHSTIDYKSPRQFEEDYYAQCA, from the coding sequence GTGAAGTACGCCTATGTAGAATCTCTGCGGGGCCAGCATGCGATACACAAGATGTGTGCATGGCTGGGTGTGAGTCGATCGGGCTACTACAAGTGGCGTAATCGCCAGCCGAGCGAGCAGGCATTACGTCGTGAGCAGGTGCGCCAGGCCGTGATTTTGGTATTTGAGCAGTTCAAAAAGCGCTATGGGGCGCCACGCATCAGGCTGGAGCTGAATGAAGCAGGTATTCCCTGTAGCCTCAACCATGTTGCCAGATTGATGGCAGAATCCGGCTTAAAGGCCCGTAATGGCAAGCATTTCAAATTTTATCCATCGGGTAATGCCATCAATCATGTCAGCGAGAATCTGCTTGGGCGAAACTTCAGTGCCAGCACCCCGGATGAGAAATGGGTATCGGATATTACCTATATCAAGCTGGAGCATGGCTTTGTTTATCTAGCGGTGGTCATGGACCTTTTCTCACGACAGATTATCGGCTGGGCACTGGACACGTCGATGACAACGGAATTGATCATAGAGGCCTTTGAGATGGCAAAAGCACACCGCAACGTAAAGCCTGGGCTCATTCTTCACTCAGACAGGGGTGTTCAGTATCGCTCATCTGAGTATCAAGGAAAGTTGTATGAACAAGGTATACGGCCTAGTATGAGTCGAAAAGGTAACTGCTGGGACAATGCTGCAGTCGAATCTTTCTTTGCGAGAATGAAGGTGGAGTCGATCTATGCAGAGAGATTTCTAACCAAGGAAGATGCTTATGCATGCGTATTTGAATATATCGAACTGTTCTACAACAGTGTCCGACGGCACTCAACTATCGATTATAAAAGCCCAAGGCAATTTGAAGAAGACTACTATGCTCAGTGTGCATAA
- a CDS encoding toll/interleukin-1 receptor domain-containing protein, with product MAERLSSILEDDGWSVWWDRKLAIGQRVFRRIDQELADARCVVVIWSLTSCESHWVETESSEGLERGILVPVQIQKCRIPFQFRQLNTADLMEWDLKNLRHAEIIKVRESVRVLLDESGEREAKEDLAGLAGVDESRRTGLRKVSSDQPGTIDLFVPYLDIEMEDIAENEGDFLPPETIVSGPSTRLLFEFSEESILWIDLYKYLKSLGQTEWLEELGRAIYRARNARSPGVLELQFRATTNDRVYRPVLYTSMALTGSSKRFRILFLEQKEDRLPPSTPSNIVLIQSLVNNAFEFRYRVIEPFLRVFNEGNEDNSVELLTDLRKKIISYEKVTSRRGFLDTNNLMSICSESSDKESVLGLFQQYYKSRQSLFVAIENQNERGVNEELEILSGQYKQFLDILLRSYQVAISRI from the coding sequence GTGGCCGAGAGACTCTCCAGCATTCTCGAAGACGACGGATGGTCTGTTTGGTGGGATAGGAAGCTTGCCATCGGTCAGAGGGTTTTTCGAAGAATCGACCAGGAGTTGGCCGATGCGCGTTGCGTCGTCGTTATCTGGTCATTGACATCTTGTGAATCACATTGGGTGGAAACCGAATCATCAGAAGGACTGGAAAGAGGCATCCTCGTGCCTGTTCAAATCCAGAAGTGCCGCATCCCGTTCCAATTTCGGCAACTTAACACTGCGGACTTAATGGAGTGGGATCTAAAGAACTTAAGGCACGCTGAAATCATCAAAGTTCGAGAGTCTGTAAGAGTATTGCTAGATGAATCAGGCGAGCGCGAAGCAAAAGAAGATCTTGCGGGGTTGGCTGGAGTGGACGAAAGTCGGAGAACGGGGCTCCGGAAAGTATCCTCCGATCAACCCGGTACGATTGATCTCTTCGTACCGTACCTTGATATAGAGATGGAAGATATCGCAGAAAACGAAGGCGATTTTCTCCCACCAGAAACGATAGTCTCAGGTCCAAGTACAAGGTTACTGTTCGAATTTTCTGAAGAATCAATTCTGTGGATTGATTTATACAAATATCTCAAATCCTTGGGTCAGACGGAATGGCTCGAAGAGTTAGGTCGAGCAATCTATAGAGCACGAAATGCTCGTTCGCCCGGCGTACTTGAGTTGCAATTTAGAGCTACTACCAATGACCGTGTCTACCGACCTGTACTATATACAAGCATGGCTTTAACGGGAAGTTCGAAGCGCTTTCGGATTCTTTTCCTAGAGCAGAAAGAGGATAGGCTTCCACCAAGTACACCCTCCAATATTGTCCTGATTCAGTCACTCGTCAACAATGCGTTTGAGTTTCGCTATCGTGTCATTGAGCCATTTCTCAGAGTTTTCAATGAAGGTAACGAGGACAATTCTGTTGAACTACTAACTGACCTTCGTAAGAAAATAATTAGTTATGAGAAAGTGACGTCTCGGCGCGGATTCCTTGATACAAATAACCTTATGAGCATTTGTTCTGAGTCATCAGACAAAGAATCAGTTCTGGGATTGTTCCAACAATATTACAAATCAAGACAAAGTCTATTTGTTGCCATAGAAAACCAGAATGAAAGAGGTGTCAATGAGGAACTCGAAATACTTTCAGGTCAATATAAACAGTTTCTCGATATCTTGTTAAGGTCTTACCAAGTTGCAATTTCGAGAATCTAA
- a CDS encoding transposase: MSPYLIYNWRRQYKRLSEKQFNNMNGVDYSKQESEEIRKLKREIADLKEERDFLKKAAAYFSNQNR; the protein is encoded by the coding sequence GTGTCCCCTTATCTGATCTATAATTGGAGACGCCAATATAAACGTCTATCTGAGAAACAGTTTAATAACATGAACGGAGTCGATTATTCGAAACAGGAGAGTGAGGAAATCCGCAAATTAAAGCGCGAGATCGCCGATCTCAAGGAGGAGCGCGATTTCCTAAAAAAAGCAGCGGCGTACTTCTCGAATCAAAATCGGTGA
- a CDS encoding DUF4760 domain-containing protein: MSTWIIENLGHLLTSASILIAFTTWLVNQKSNFRSEKINHTASILSQTKTVKHLAEADYLINNLINKNAKISKEGITPEIEKPIFLMLNYYESLCALSELGVIDKKTLLHLRGGLMKRTFYLCEPYIRQYRHEQGRKEIYAKLEKFSEQFGC, encoded by the coding sequence ATGTCTACTTGGATAATCGAAAACCTGGGGCATCTGCTAACCTCAGCATCCATCCTCATCGCATTCACAACCTGGCTTGTGAATCAAAAGAGCAATTTCCGTTCAGAGAAAATTAACCACACAGCCTCTATACTCAGCCAAACTAAGACCGTAAAGCACTTAGCTGAAGCAGATTACTTGATTAATAACCTAATCAATAAAAATGCCAAGATATCCAAGGAAGGGATCACACCAGAAATTGAAAAACCGATTTTCTTGATGCTCAATTACTATGAATCACTTTGCGCCCTAAGCGAGTTGGGAGTGATTGACAAGAAGACCCTTCTTCACTTGCGAGGCGGCTTGATGAAAAGGACATTTTATCTTTGTGAGCCGTACATCAGGCAGTATCGCCACGAACAGGGGCGCAAAGAGATCTATGCAAAGCTCGAGAAGTTTTCTGAGCAATTCGGGTGCTAG
- a CDS encoding serine hydrolase domain-containing protein, translating into MGIRHDISVASINRNEKSRYLLKEDVTDFIEQARHENSIPAMAVVVMDSERMLIADIQGERVVGSNSSATLDDYFHIGSCTKSVLAVMAGRLIEQAKLSWDTRFFDLYPDLKALSRNEYLTITLEDLLLCQAGIIPFTAGEEYSGLDATVSRSREDFIAYLIRQKPAAKRSRHGFKHLYSNASYTMAAAMLEQVTGLTWEELVQQTLSRDLQLPVIFGWPNKHHRNQPWGHAEIDGTLKALSPEHEYRLPDIIAPAGDLSLKPLDYASYVQLHLQGLMGKDNYLAAGTYQTIHYRQRGFSFGVVNASAWGERYSMLDGSAGTFYCATMLFPDSDFAFVVMTNSGTAPAVKGITWISKKIIKKYFKLWWMFWM; encoded by the coding sequence ATGGGAATTCGACACGATATATCTGTTGCTAGTATTAACCGCAATGAGAAGAGTCGGTATCTGCTGAAAGAGGATGTCACCGATTTCATCGAGCAGGCAAGGCACGAAAACAGTATCCCCGCCATGGCGGTAGTCGTCATGGACTCGGAGCGAATGCTTATCGCGGATATCCAAGGTGAAAGGGTAGTGGGCTCGAACAGCAGTGCCACCCTGGATGACTATTTTCATATCGGCTCCTGCACAAAATCGGTCCTGGCTGTAATGGCCGGCAGATTGATCGAGCAAGCAAAACTAAGCTGGGATACGCGATTCTTCGATCTCTATCCAGACTTGAAGGCGCTGTCCAGAAATGAATATCTCACTATTACCCTGGAGGATCTGTTGCTGTGTCAAGCCGGCATCATCCCGTTTACGGCTGGTGAAGAGTACTCCGGATTAGATGCAACGGTGTCCAGATCAAGAGAGGATTTTATAGCCTATCTGATACGACAGAAACCGGCTGCAAAGAGATCCAGGCATGGTTTTAAACATCTCTACTCGAATGCAAGTTACACCATGGCTGCAGCCATGCTGGAACAGGTTACGGGATTGACCTGGGAGGAGTTGGTCCAGCAAACCCTTTCCCGTGATCTGCAGCTGCCGGTCATATTCGGTTGGCCGAATAAGCACCACAGGAATCAGCCCTGGGGTCACGCGGAGATCGACGGCACGCTGAAGGCCCTCTCTCCGGAACATGAATACAGGCTTCCTGACATCATCGCCCCCGCCGGCGACCTTAGTCTGAAACCCTTGGACTATGCAAGCTATGTCCAACTTCACCTGCAGGGATTAATGGGCAAAGACAACTATCTTGCCGCCGGCACCTACCAGACGATTCACTATCGCCAACGGGGATTCTCCTTCGGTGTGGTAAATGCAAGCGCTTGGGGTGAGCGTTATTCAATGTTGGATGGCAGCGCCGGTACCTTTTACTGCGCAACCATGCTCTTTCCCGACTCTGACTTTGCGTTTGTCGTCATGACCAATTCAGGTACGGCTCCGGCCGTAAAAGGAATAACCTGGATTTCCAAAAAGATTATAAAAAAGTATTTCAAACTGTGGTGGATGTTCTGGATGTGA
- a CDS encoding MipA/OmpV family protein yields MMTSGHNSRAIKHALSTIAVATVLSLTVQQVSAGEWRVGANVAGGKNPFVGEDNVAALIPMLAYKGERFYANLGNPGLSFFNGSTNFGGLGYSVVKADEYNIDLVGRIRAMGLYPEDNDELEGLDDRDPGFDVGVTARWQTGFGELNAQLLADVSDTSDGQEVILSYAYPLKHGQWTLRPEMGVSWQSSDLNDYYFGVDADEATASRAVYEADSTLTPFAGIEFEYAFDQKINLIGGVGMGRLGDGISDSPIVDEANLVGGHLGLSYTF; encoded by the coding sequence ATGATGACTTCAGGACACAATAGTCGAGCTATCAAACATGCCCTTTCAACCATCGCAGTCGCAACAGTTTTGTCATTGACCGTACAACAGGTTTCAGCGGGCGAGTGGCGGGTCGGCGCGAACGTCGCCGGTGGTAAGAATCCGTTCGTGGGCGAGGATAACGTTGCCGCATTGATTCCGATGCTTGCCTATAAGGGTGAACGTTTCTACGCCAATCTCGGCAACCCCGGACTCTCATTTTTCAACGGCTCGACCAACTTTGGCGGTCTGGGTTATAGCGTCGTTAAAGCCGATGAATACAACATCGACCTGGTAGGACGGATTCGCGCCATGGGACTCTATCCGGAAGACAATGATGAACTGGAGGGTTTGGACGATCGGGATCCCGGTTTCGATGTGGGTGTCACGGCCCGTTGGCAGACTGGTTTCGGTGAGTTGAATGCCCAGCTGCTGGCGGATGTGAGCGACACCTCCGATGGCCAGGAGGTGATTCTCAGCTATGCCTATCCCCTCAAGCATGGCCAATGGACCTTGCGTCCGGAGATGGGGGTGAGCTGGCAGAGCAGCGATCTTAACGACTACTACTTCGGGGTCGATGCCGACGAGGCGACTGCCAGTCGCGCGGTCTACGAGGCGGATTCTACGCTGACGCCCTTCGCGGGCATCGAGTTCGAATATGCCTTCGATCAAAAGATCAACCTGATCGGCGGTGTCGGTATGGGTCGCCTCGGGGACGGGATCAGCGACAGCCCGATAGTCGATGAAGCGAATCTGGTTGGCGGCCACCTCGGACTGAGTTACACCTTCTGA
- a CDS encoding ABC transporter ATP-binding protein codes for MIDIRGLCKSYWRAGVELAVVRDVDLAVARGEFVAIMGPSGSGKSTLLNIIGCLDVADRGHYLLSGEAVDHAIPHRLARLRARYIGFIFQSFNLIPTRTALENVALPLLYQGVTGIDREQRAMSALEHVGMADRASHLPNQLSGGQQQRVAIARALVNRPSLLIADEPTGALDSRNSEQVMSLFKNLHTEGHTLLMVTHDQAVGECADRVVKLRDGAIQS; via the coding sequence ATGATCGATATCCGTGGTCTGTGTAAGTCCTACTGGCGGGCCGGGGTGGAGTTGGCGGTTGTTCGCGACGTGGACCTGGCGGTTGCCCGGGGCGAGTTCGTCGCCATCATGGGGCCTTCAGGTTCGGGCAAGAGCACCCTGCTCAATATCATCGGTTGTCTCGATGTGGCGGACCGCGGCCACTACCTGCTCAGCGGAGAGGCGGTGGACCACGCCATCCCCCACCGGCTGGCCCGGCTGAGGGCGCGCTATATCGGGTTCATCTTTCAATCCTTCAACCTTATTCCAACCCGAACCGCCCTGGAGAATGTCGCCCTGCCGCTCCTCTACCAAGGGGTCACTGGCATAGATCGCGAACAACGGGCCATGTCTGCTCTGGAACATGTGGGTATGGCAGACCGGGCTTCGCATCTGCCGAATCAGCTCTCCGGCGGCCAGCAGCAGCGGGTGGCGATCGCCCGGGCCCTGGTGAATCGGCCCTCCCTGTTGATCGCGGATGAGCCGACCGGCGCCCTGGACAGCCGCAACAGCGAGCAGGTGATGTCCCTGTTCAAAAACCTGCATACGGAGGGGCATACCCTGTTGATGGTGACCCACGACCAGGCGGTTGGCGAGTGTGCCGACCGGGTGGTGAAACTGCGTGATGGAGCGATCCAGTCATGA